A genomic window from Lactobacillus sp. ESL0677 includes:
- a CDS encoding DeoR/GlpR family DNA-binding transcription regulator, which produces MTQEQRLHEIKQMLERQNHLITRDLAKHFNISFDTARRDVIQLVSTGQAIRVHGGLISNTDDEGLPFLTRTQIDSPIKTKMAQMAQHFIHSKQCDFIGPSTTLKKLCQLISGTNLQIVTNSIDNSLELMRSEFPEILLLGGKVNKEHRFNYSVSALDSLKRISFNNAFVGTANVKSDGIYLPKINDAELIKVATSRAKRIIVVAEKHKFNNSKVAPYMAVPLDQIDVLITDEPLSDQLKQNFAPTTRIISVLKKQIDA; this is translated from the coding sequence ATGACACAGGAGCAACGATTACATGAAATTAAACAAATGCTCGAGCGGCAGAACCATTTAATTACCCGCGACTTAGCCAAACACTTTAATATTTCATTTGATACCGCTAGACGTGACGTGATTCAGTTAGTTTCCACTGGTCAAGCAATCAGAGTTCATGGCGGCCTAATTAGTAATACCGATGATGAAGGCCTACCGTTTTTAACGCGAACTCAGATTGACTCACCAATTAAAACTAAAATGGCCCAAATGGCGCAGCACTTTATCCATTCCAAGCAATGCGATTTTATTGGGCCATCAACTACGCTTAAAAAACTATGTCAGCTAATCAGTGGTACTAATTTACAAATCGTTACCAATTCAATTGATAATTCACTTGAACTGATGCGATCTGAGTTTCCAGAAATTTTACTTTTAGGCGGTAAAGTTAATAAAGAGCATCGCTTTAATTACTCCGTTTCAGCACTTGATTCATTAAAAAGAATCAGTTTCAATAACGCTTTCGTTGGTACGGCTAACGTTAAAAGCGATGGCATTTACTTGCCTAAAATTAATGATGCCGAGTTAATCAAAGTAGCGACCTCGCGCGCTAAAAGAATTATCGTTGTTGCCGAAAAGCACAAGTTTAACAATTCGAAAGTTGCCCCTTACATGGCTGTTCCTCTGGACCAGATTGATGTGCTCATTACCGATGAGCCATTATCTGACCAACTTAAACAAAATTTTGCGCCAACAACGCGAATCATTTCCGTTTTAAAGAAGCAAATTGATGCATAA
- a CDS encoding phosphoketolase family protein, whose product MAVDYDSKEFLKSVDAYWRAANYLSVGQLFLMSNPLLKRELKASDVKPKPIGHWGTISPQNFIYAHLNRVIKKYNLDMFYIEGSGHGGQVMVSNAYLDGSYSERFPNIPQNEEGMAKLFKRFSFPGGSASHAAPETPGSLHEGGELGYSISHGTGAILDNPDVIAAVEVGDGESETGPLATSWFSDKFINPIKDGAVLPILQINGFKISNPTIVSRMTDEELTKYFEGMGWHPYIISAYDGGEFDGYKDHMQVHEEMAKLMDTVIEEIKAIQKHARENNDATLPHWPMIIFRVPKGWTGPKFDLDGNPIENSFRAHQIPIPVAQDDMTHKDMLVDWLKSYKPEELFDENGAPTELVKKDMVHGDQRMAMNPITNGGKNPKRLALPDYRKYALKFDKPGSVEAQDMAEWAKYLSEVADLNPDSFRGFGPDETKSNRMFKLLDDQKRQWEEPIHDPNDENLAPSGRIIDSQLSEHQDEGWLEGYVLTGRHGFFATYEAFGRVVDSMLTQHMKWLRKAKEQYWRKDYPSLNFVATSTVFQQDHNGYTHQDPGILTHMYEKNRPDLVHEYLPSDTNSLLAISQKAFSDRECINILVTSKQPRPQWFSIDEATKIAQHGLSYIDWASTDQNAKPDVVFASTETEPTMESLAAIDILHKEFPDLKMRYINIIDIMKLMNTKDNPDAISDEEFDRLFPSDVPVIFAWHGFKAMMQSIWFGRKRDNIHIHCYEEEGDITTPFDMRVVNELDRFHLAKDAVLSVPRLAGKNAGFVNKMDNLLAKHHQYIRDNGKDMPEVTEWKWTGLK is encoded by the coding sequence ATGGCAGTTGATTACGATTCAAAAGAATTTTTAAAGAGTGTTGATGCATATTGGCGCGCAGCCAATTATTTATCTGTTGGACAGCTTTTCTTAATGAGCAATCCATTATTAAAGCGTGAATTGAAGGCTAGCGATGTTAAGCCGAAGCCAATTGGTCACTGGGGCACAATTTCACCACAAAACTTCATTTATGCTCACTTAAACCGGGTAATTAAGAAGTACAACTTGGATATGTTCTATATCGAAGGTTCAGGTCACGGTGGTCAAGTAATGGTTTCAAATGCCTACCTTGACGGCTCATACAGCGAACGCTTCCCGAACATTCCTCAAAATGAAGAAGGAATGGCTAAATTATTTAAGCGCTTCAGTTTTCCTGGTGGTTCAGCTTCGCACGCTGCTCCTGAAACTCCTGGTTCATTACATGAAGGTGGAGAGTTAGGTTATTCTATCTCTCACGGTACTGGTGCAATTTTAGATAATCCTGATGTAATTGCTGCTGTTGAAGTTGGTGATGGTGAGTCAGAAACTGGCCCACTTGCAACTAGTTGGTTTAGTGACAAGTTTATTAATCCAATTAAAGATGGTGCTGTATTACCAATTTTACAAATTAACGGGTTTAAGATTTCTAACCCAACCATTGTTTCCAGAATGACCGACGAAGAACTAACGAAGTACTTTGAAGGCATGGGCTGGCACCCATACATTATTTCTGCTTATGATGGCGGCGAATTTGATGGTTATAAGGATCATATGCAAGTTCACGAAGAAATGGCTAAGTTGATGGATACTGTGATTGAAGAAATCAAAGCAATTCAAAAGCATGCTCGTGAAAATAATGATGCTACTTTGCCACATTGGCCAATGATTATCTTCCGTGTACCTAAGGGTTGGACTGGTCCAAAGTTTGATCTTGATGGTAACCCAATCGAAAACTCCTTTAGAGCTCACCAAATTCCAATTCCTGTTGCTCAAGATGACATGACACATAAGGATATGTTGGTTGACTGGCTTAAGAGCTATAAGCCAGAAGAATTATTCGATGAAAATGGTGCACCAACTGAACTTGTTAAAAAGGACATGGTTCATGGTGACCAAAGAATGGCCATGAACCCAATTACTAATGGTGGGAAGAATCCTAAGCGTTTGGCTTTGCCTGACTACCGCAAGTATGCTTTGAAGTTTGACAAGCCAGGTTCAGTTGAAGCTCAAGACATGGCTGAATGGGCAAAATACTTGAGTGAAGTTGCTGATCTTAACCCAGATTCATTCCGTGGCTTTGGTCCAGATGAAACTAAATCCAACAGAATGTTCAAGCTGCTTGATGACCAAAAGCGGCAATGGGAAGAGCCAATTCATGATCCAAATGATGAAAACTTGGCACCAAGTGGTCGAATTATTGACTCACAATTATCAGAACACCAAGATGAAGGTTGGCTTGAAGGCTACGTTCTAACTGGTCGTCATGGTTTCTTTGCCACATACGAAGCCTTTGGTCGTGTTGTTGATTCAATGTTAACCCAGCATATGAAGTGGTTGCGTAAGGCTAAGGAACAATATTGGCGCAAGGATTACCCATCATTAAACTTTGTTGCTACTTCAACAGTATTTCAACAAGATCATAATGGTTACACACACCAAGACCCGGGTATTTTGACTCACATGTACGAAAAGAATCGTCCAGACTTAGTTCATGAATACCTGCCTTCAGACACAAACTCACTATTAGCAATTTCACAAAAGGCCTTTAGTGATCGTGAATGTATCAACATTTTGGTAACTTCCAAGCAACCGCGTCCACAATGGTTCTCAATTGATGAAGCAACTAAAATTGCTCAACATGGTTTGTCGTATATTGATTGGGCTTCAACTGATCAAAATGCTAAACCTGATGTTGTCTTTGCTTCAACAGAAACTGAACCAACAATGGAATCACTTGCCGCAATTGATATTTTGCACAAGGAATTCCCAGATTTGAAGATGCGTTACATTAACATTATTGACATTATGAAGTTAATGAACACCAAGGATAATCCAGATGCAATTTCAGATGAAGAATTTGATCGCTTGTTCCCAAGTGATGTTCCTGTAATCTTTGCATGGCATGGTTTCAAGGCAATGATGCAATCAATCTGGTTTGGTCGTAAACGTGACAATATTCATATTCACTGCTACGAAGAAGAAGGCGACATTACTACGCCATTTGATATGCGGGTAGTGAACGAACTTGATCGTTTCCACTTAGCTAAGGATGCTGTTTTAAGTGTTCCGCGGTTAGCCGGTAAGAATGCTGGCTTTGTTAATAAGATGGATAACTTGCTTGCTAAGCACCACCAATACATTCGTGATAATGGTAAAGATATGCCAGAAGTTACTGAATGGAAATGGACTGGTTTAAAGTAA
- a CDS encoding calcium-translocating P-type ATPase, PMCA-type, with protein MAQDYYRQPAQEVAHELDTSLSQGLTASQVKQCREKYGANSLAGKKKVSLWQRFLAQFKDFMIIVLIIAALLSGFVAQEWTDAAIIMIVVLLNAILGVVQEARSEEAINALKKMATPSAHVRRNGQVEEIPSTELVPGDVVLLEAGDVVPADLRLTSVNSLKVEESALTGESVPVDKQEGQLEEAQVALADQDNMAFANTNVTYGRAEGIVTQTGMNTEVGKIATLLNNTDETDTPLKQNLNQLGKTLTIMILVICAIVFAVGFFTKQGTEPTDKLAIDMFLVAVSLAVAAIPEGLPAIVTIILALGTQVMAKHKSIVRKLPAVETLGATDVICSDKTGTLTQNKMTVERVYYAGQTHQANQAITANNPALLAMLLANDTKMSDERKLLGDPTETALVQYALDHQINVQELLTQHRRVQEVPFDSERKLMSTVNQAGDHFLVTVKGAPDQLLQRVTKIEENGQVVPITAAQKQAILAANQTMAEQALRVLGLAYKKVAQPYDEPSTNNVEQELVFAGLVGMIDPERPEAKAAIKEAKQAGIRTIMITGDFQVTAQAIAQRLGIIQPGQDKQVITGAQLDELSDDYLHEHVGDYSVYARVSPEHKVRIVKAWQSQGKIVAMTGDGVNDAPSLKQADIGIGMGITGTEVSKGASDMILADDNFATIVEAVKQGRKVFSNIQKAILYLMSCNVGEVLTVFMMTMLGWDILAPVQLLWINLVTDTLPAIALGLEPVEKGIMSRRPRGKKSTFFSGGVASSIIYQGILEGILVLTTYQLGLNFGPHLGNGSLQHGDALTMAFLTLGLIQLFHAFNSKYIHRSIFTKQTFANKWFNGAILISAVVMAAVELPFMTKFFDVTELNGVQWLIVLLAGVCMIVIVEIVKFCERRLGKK; from the coding sequence ATGGCCCAAGATTATTACAGACAGCCGGCCCAAGAAGTAGCGCATGAGTTAGACACATCGCTTTCTCAAGGATTGACTGCAAGTCAGGTAAAGCAATGCCGAGAAAAATACGGTGCTAACAGTCTAGCCGGTAAAAAGAAGGTCAGTCTCTGGCAGCGTTTTTTAGCTCAATTCAAGGATTTTATGATTATCGTATTGATTATTGCGGCGCTATTATCGGGCTTTGTCGCTCAAGAGTGGACTGATGCGGCAATTATCATGATTGTCGTTTTGTTAAATGCGATTTTGGGTGTTGTTCAAGAGGCACGTTCAGAAGAAGCAATTAACGCGTTGAAAAAGATGGCCACGCCAAGCGCGCATGTTCGGCGTAATGGTCAAGTCGAAGAAATTCCTAGTACTGAATTGGTTCCCGGCGATGTTGTTCTGCTGGAGGCAGGTGATGTTGTACCCGCTGATCTGCGCCTAACAAGTGTTAACAGTTTAAAGGTGGAGGAGTCAGCCTTAACTGGTGAGTCGGTACCTGTTGATAAGCAAGAGGGACAATTAGAAGAAGCGCAAGTTGCTCTTGCTGACCAAGATAACATGGCTTTTGCCAATACAAATGTTACTTATGGTCGTGCTGAGGGAATTGTCACCCAAACGGGGATGAATACCGAGGTTGGTAAAATCGCGACGCTGCTCAATAACACTGATGAAACCGACACGCCGCTAAAACAAAATTTAAACCAGCTAGGCAAAACCCTAACAATTATGATTTTAGTCATCTGCGCTATTGTGTTTGCAGTTGGCTTTTTTACCAAGCAAGGCACGGAGCCAACCGATAAATTGGCAATTGACATGTTTCTCGTGGCTGTGTCACTAGCAGTAGCGGCGATTCCAGAAGGGTTGCCAGCGATTGTTACCATTATTTTGGCATTGGGCACACAGGTGATGGCTAAGCACAAGTCAATTGTGCGTAAATTACCTGCAGTTGAAACTTTAGGCGCCACTGACGTAATTTGTTCTGATAAAACGGGAACACTGACGCAGAATAAAATGACGGTTGAACGCGTTTATTATGCTGGGCAAACTCATCAGGCTAACCAAGCAATTACCGCCAATAATCCTGCCTTACTAGCAATGCTGCTGGCAAATGATACTAAAATGTCAGATGAACGGAAGTTGTTGGGCGATCCGACAGAAACGGCATTAGTGCAGTATGCGCTGGATCACCAAATCAACGTTCAAGAGTTATTAACACAGCATCGCCGCGTTCAGGAAGTACCATTTGATTCTGAACGAAAACTAATGAGTACTGTTAATCAAGCTGGCGATCATTTCTTAGTGACTGTAAAGGGTGCACCAGACCAATTATTGCAGCGGGTAACTAAGATTGAAGAAAACGGGCAAGTTGTTCCCATTACTGCTGCTCAAAAACAAGCAATTTTAGCTGCCAATCAGACAATGGCCGAACAAGCCTTGCGCGTGCTTGGACTAGCTTATAAAAAAGTTGCACAGCCATATGATGAGCCATCAACAAATAATGTTGAACAAGAACTTGTCTTTGCCGGCTTAGTTGGGATGATTGACCCAGAAAGGCCGGAAGCTAAGGCAGCAATTAAGGAAGCTAAACAGGCTGGTATTCGGACGATTATGATTACAGGCGATTTCCAAGTAACTGCACAAGCAATTGCCCAGCGGCTTGGTATCATTCAGCCGGGTCAAGACAAACAAGTGATTACGGGAGCCCAACTTGATGAGTTAAGCGACGATTATTTGCATGAACATGTTGGGGACTACAGCGTTTATGCTCGAGTTTCACCTGAACATAAGGTGCGCATTGTCAAGGCTTGGCAATCACAAGGAAAAATTGTGGCAATGACCGGTGACGGGGTAAATGATGCGCCAAGTTTGAAGCAAGCTGATATTGGAATTGGCATGGGAATTACTGGTACAGAGGTTTCTAAGGGTGCCAGTGACATGATTTTGGCTGATGATAACTTTGCCACAATCGTTGAAGCGGTTAAGCAGGGCCGGAAAGTCTTTAGCAATATTCAGAAGGCAATTTTGTACCTCATGAGTTGTAATGTCGGCGAAGTTTTAACCGTCTTTATGATGACAATGTTAGGCTGGGATATTTTAGCTCCTGTGCAATTATTGTGGATTAATTTGGTAACTGACACGCTGCCAGCAATTGCATTGGGACTTGAACCAGTTGAAAAAGGCATTATGAGCAGGCGCCCGCGAGGTAAAAAATCAACGTTCTTTAGTGGCGGGGTAGCCAGCTCCATTATTTATCAGGGTATTTTAGAAGGGATTCTGGTGCTGACAACTTACCAATTAGGACTTAACTTTGGTCCGCATCTTGGTAATGGCAGCTTGCAGCACGGGGATGCCTTAACGATGGCCTTTTTGACCTTAGGACTAATCCAATTGTTCCATGCCTTCAACTCCAAGTATATTCACCGATCAATCTTTACAAAACAAACATTTGCTAATAAGTGGTTCAACGGGGCAATATTAATCTCTGCCGTAGTAATGGCAGCGGTAGAACTGCCATTCATGACCAAGTTCTTTGATGTGACTGAATTAAACGGTGTGCAGTGGCTGATTGTTTTGCTAGCTGGCGTTTGCATGATTGTAATTGTGGAAATTGTAAAATTCTGTGAACGAAGATTGGGTAAGAAATAA
- a CDS encoding MraY family glycosyltransferase, with translation MTYLNIFILSFFVVVLTIPVSIIIAKKLNFFDFPIGRKKHDNPTPLLAGLNIYTSFSISVLLVSHSTKNINLVLLSGIIILIGLYDDYKKTKCQDLSAFKKGSLQLLVAGLTYLSGIGIHSIVLPFSRLRISFSPIVSFFLTIIWIFGIMTVINFSDGIDGLAATIVFISAITFFIILMIKGFYLDSYYCIALAGCCLGYFIYNKYPASIFMGDCGSSFLGYILAVISLDGMLKQASISTILVPIVCLSLPIFDNIFVIFSRIKDKQPIYIGDRKQLHYRLLDKGMSVKKAWLYLVMYSLLASFITLLIIIFK, from the coding sequence TTGACTTACTTGAATATTTTTATTTTATCTTTCTTTGTTGTAGTTCTGACAATCCCAGTTTCCATAATTATAGCTAAAAAATTAAATTTCTTTGATTTCCCAATAGGTAGAAAAAAGCATGACAATCCGACACCTTTACTTGCAGGGCTAAATATTTATACCTCATTTAGTATTTCTGTATTGCTAGTTTCTCATAGTACTAAAAATATTAATTTGGTTTTATTATCTGGTATCATTATCTTGATAGGCTTATATGATGATTATAAAAAAACAAAATGCCAAGATTTATCTGCTTTTAAAAAAGGTAGTCTTCAACTTTTAGTTGCTGGATTAACTTATTTAAGTGGTATAGGTATACATTCAATAGTTTTGCCTTTTAGCAGGCTTAGAATTAGTTTTAGTCCAATTGTTAGTTTCTTTCTAACTATTATTTGGATATTTGGCATTATGACTGTAATAAACTTTAGTGATGGAATAGATGGTCTAGCTGCAACAATAGTTTTTATTTCGGCGATTACATTTTTTATTATTTTAATGATCAAAGGTTTTTATCTGGATTCATATTACTGTATAGCGCTTGCTGGATGTTGTTTAGGATATTTTATATACAATAAATATCCGGCTTCTATATTTATGGGTGATTGTGGTTCATCATTTTTGGGTTATATACTTGCAGTCATATCTTTAGATGGGATGCTGAAGCAAGCTTCAATTTCAACCATATTAGTTCCAATTGTTTGCTTGTCATTACCAATATTTGATAATATTTTTGTCATTTTTTCTAGAATAAAGGACAAACAGCCGATTTATATTGGTGATCGTAAACAACTTCATTACAGATTACTTGATAAGGGAATGTCTGTAAAAAAAGCATGGCTTTACTTGGTAATGTACTCTCTTTTGGCTTCATTTATAACATTGCTAATAATAATTTTTAAATAA
- a CDS encoding GntR family transcriptional regulator — protein MADFVYRTVMHDIKQNILNNKYDGMRLPDERSLAEHYQVSRSSMKRAMELLSQQGIVFKKRGSGTFINPLYLKNQSLFRYEGSNLGLTDSLKVPGKTQKIKLLDFHVIKVPESIGQDLFLNKNDFVYEFRRLRLMDDQPFLIETGYLPIKIVPELKPQHLQNSLFNYLEDTQNKVVTKAFLNITVDPSSTDDQKQLQLKPTEPVGVMEGIFFLDDGTPFEFSTMRVHYQYMRFNTFVNLNK, from the coding sequence ATGGCAGATTTTGTTTATCGGACTGTGATGCATGATATTAAGCAGAATATTTTAAATAATAAGTATGATGGGATGCGGCTGCCTGATGAGCGCAGTTTAGCCGAGCACTACCAAGTTAGCCGCTCATCAATGAAGCGGGCAATGGAATTGTTGTCGCAGCAAGGAATTGTCTTTAAAAAACGGGGCAGTGGCACCTTCATTAATCCCCTTTATTTAAAAAATCAGTCCTTATTTCGCTATGAAGGCTCTAATTTGGGGTTAACTGATAGTTTGAAAGTACCAGGTAAAACGCAGAAAATTAAGTTGCTTGATTTTCATGTTATTAAAGTTCCCGAAAGTATTGGGCAGGACTTGTTTTTAAACAAAAATGATTTTGTGTATGAATTTCGGCGGTTGCGGTTAATGGATGACCAACCATTTTTAATTGAGACTGGTTATTTGCCAATCAAAATTGTGCCAGAGCTGAAGCCGCAGCATTTGCAAAACTCACTGTTTAATTATTTGGAAGATACTCAGAATAAGGTGGTCACCAAGGCCTTTTTGAATATTACAGTTGACCCATCGAGTACGGATGACCAGAAGCAGTTGCAGTTGAAACCAACTGAGCCGGTTGGAGTAATGGAAGGGATTTTCTTTCTCGATGATGGTACTCCGTTTGAATTTTCAACGATGCGCGTTCATTATCAGTACATGCGTTTTAATACATTTGTTAATTTGAATAAATAG
- a CDS encoding DHA2 family efflux MFS transporter permease subunit: MDAIVKVHRPWLVMSSMLIGAFVGMLSETSLNIALPQLMQAFGVGASQVQLLVTGYMLVIGIILPFSSILTKWFTTRQIVIFGLAAFIIGAVISATAQNFVILLTGRMIQGIGTGLILPLMFTVAMLIFPPQKLGAAMGVCALVIMLAPAIGPTLTGIILGAFTWNYVFWLFVPFLVIAVVLAIFALKNVGQITKPHVDLLSVIESVVGFSALVMGVSLASDLGWGSPIVLGLLAIGIVVLVLYARRQLNLPVPVLNLHVFNKRSFALGAISVMLDFAIILSAMYLLPQYLQRGLSLPVALTGMIMLPGGMINAIVSAFAGRLYDSFGAKKPAVAGFIIALIGIVMLIFSNDKSSLAYVVAAHIVLMIGCPLAMSPAQTHALNALQGPESADGSTILNTMQQIVGALATALSTSFLSLGQAAYQGSSHAAAFTNGVHYGLYFTLVLTIIGIIIAFNFGVRTPSHDIKA; encoded by the coding sequence ATGGACGCAATTGTTAAAGTCCACAGGCCATGGCTGGTAATGTCAAGCATGTTAATTGGAGCATTTGTGGGGATGCTATCTGAAACATCACTCAATATTGCTTTGCCGCAATTAATGCAGGCATTCGGCGTTGGCGCGAGTCAAGTACAACTCTTAGTTACAGGATATATGCTAGTAATTGGGATTATTTTACCGTTTTCTAGTATTTTAACTAAATGGTTTACAACGAGGCAGATTGTTATTTTCGGCCTAGCAGCTTTTATTATTGGTGCGGTAATTTCCGCGACGGCACAGAATTTTGTAATTTTACTAACAGGTAGAATGATTCAAGGAATTGGTACTGGTTTGATATTGCCATTAATGTTTACTGTGGCAATGTTAATTTTTCCACCGCAAAAGTTGGGTGCAGCTATGGGTGTGTGTGCATTAGTCATTATGCTGGCACCAGCCATTGGTCCGACGTTAACGGGAATTATTTTAGGCGCATTTACTTGGAACTATGTTTTCTGGTTATTTGTTCCGTTTTTAGTAATTGCTGTAGTTTTAGCAATTTTTGCTTTGAAAAACGTGGGTCAAATTACCAAGCCGCACGTTGATCTCTTATCGGTAATTGAATCAGTTGTCGGCTTTTCTGCCTTAGTAATGGGTGTTAGCTTGGCAAGCGATTTAGGCTGGGGCTCACCAATTGTTTTAGGATTGTTGGCAATTGGAATTGTTGTTTTGGTTTTGTATGCCAGAAGACAATTAAATTTACCAGTACCAGTTTTGAATTTGCATGTATTTAATAAGCGGTCTTTTGCCCTCGGCGCAATCAGCGTCATGCTTGATTTTGCCATTATCTTGTCAGCAATGTACCTTTTGCCACAATACTTGCAACGAGGTCTGTCATTGCCGGTTGCATTAACTGGAATGATCATGCTTCCAGGAGGCATGATTAACGCAATTGTGTCAGCTTTTGCTGGCCGGCTATATGATTCGTTTGGTGCTAAGAAGCCTGCAGTTGCTGGTTTTATCATTGCACTAATCGGAATCGTAATGTTGATTTTCTCAAATGATAAGTCATCTTTAGCATACGTAGTTGCTGCCCACATTGTCCTGATGATTGGTTGTCCTTTAGCAATGTCACCTGCACAAACTCATGCGTTGAACGCATTGCAAGGACCAGAATCAGCCGATGGTAGTACTATTTTGAACACAATGCAACAGATTGTTGGTGCTTTGGCAACAGCGCTGTCAACTAGCTTCTTAAGTTTAGGACAAGCTGCTTATCAAGGTAGTAGTCATGCCGCTGCCTTTACTAATGGTGTGCATTATGGTTTGTACTTTACATTAGTCTTGACAATTATCGGCATTATTATTGCCTTTAATTTTGGTGTCAGAACACCTAGTCATGATATTAAGGCTTAG
- a CDS encoding nuclear transport factor 2 family protein, which translates to MNEDWVRNNDRSRFIKSKIIKDYFASWVKRDFTQVPKCFSPEIFYREWYGATYQGLHELIVWLAASLLKQTALEWRIDDSEITNKNKFVVTWFFHAKDEKEYAFDGVSLIEFKGNKIIRVSEYSAKHELTRPYRSR; encoded by the coding sequence GTGAACGAAGATTGGGTAAGAAATAATGACAGAAGCAGATTTATAAAGAGCAAAATTATTAAAGATTACTTTGCCTCTTGGGTTAAACGAGATTTTACTCAAGTACCAAAATGCTTTAGTCCAGAGATATTTTATCGTGAATGGTATGGTGCCACATATCAGGGCTTGCATGAGCTGATTGTTTGGTTAGCTGCCAGCTTACTTAAGCAGACTGCCTTGGAATGGCGCATTGACGACAGTGAAATCACAAATAAAAATAAGTTTGTTGTAACGTGGTTCTTCCATGCTAAAGACGAAAAAGAATATGCCTTTGATGGTGTTTCACTAATTGAATTTAAGGGTAACAAAATTATTAGAGTTAGTGAGTATTCTGCAAAGCATGAATTGACAAGGCCGTATAGAAGTAGGTAA
- a CDS encoding helix-turn-helix transcriptional regulator translates to MTIGKLLKKYRTQQHKTQEKWVGDIISRSYYTRIEKDLHHLSAEDLIKLLHYNNISVINFFSELNKNDQQGYNQEQMFNELINNAYYSNSKKELEKIKLDIKKSSITNKDRQIAITEAFIALLDNNLSNLNDHTKQFIKNLLLDLSVLDKKYIKLYRNFMLLYDIDQNIIIAHKLIKQFKNNKDIEIKKSLLVVIANILFLCIQNNEYNETDFFVKSAEVIPTSPEVFFYKNCISLLKNMIAYHYQPQNCFLENCRWIIKVIEINGMPEYSNELSKFFNQNI, encoded by the coding sequence ATGACTATTGGCAAACTACTTAAAAAATATCGTACACAACAACATAAGACACAGGAAAAATGGGTTGGCGACATTATTAGTCGTTCATATTACACAAGAATTGAAAAGGATCTTCATCATCTTTCTGCGGAAGACCTAATAAAATTACTTCATTACAATAATATTTCTGTCATAAATTTTTTTAGTGAATTAAATAAGAATGACCAACAAGGTTATAACCAAGAGCAAATGTTTAATGAGCTTATCAATAATGCATATTATTCAAATTCCAAAAAAGAATTAGAAAAAATAAAACTGGATATCAAAAAAAGTAGCATCACTAATAAAGATAGACAAATTGCAATTACTGAAGCTTTCATTGCTTTATTAGATAACAACTTAAGCAACTTAAATGATCATACAAAGCAATTTATAAAAAATTTGTTATTAGATTTAAGTGTTTTGGACAAAAAATACATAAAATTATATCGTAATTTTATGTTGCTTTATGATATTGATCAAAATATTATAATTGCGCATAAACTAATTAAGCAGTTTAAAAATAATAAAGATATCGAAATTAAAAAATCACTTTTAGTTGTTATTGCAAATATTCTTTTTCTATGTATTCAAAATAACGAATATAATGAAACAGATTTTTTTGTAAAATCTGCAGAAGTAATTCCAACAAGTCCTGAAGTTTTCTTCTACAAAAATTGCATTTCGCTACTTAAAAATATGATTGCTTATCACTATCAGCCACAAAATTGTTTTTTAGAAAATTGTCGTTGGATTATTAAAGTAATTGAAATTAATGGTATGCCTGAATACAGCAATGAACTATCTAAATTTTTTAACCAAAACATTTAA
- a CDS encoding GAF domain-containing protein — protein sequence MTKTENYNLILQQAQSLLENEHDLIANMSNISALLFSSLPHVSYVGFYRYQNGELILGPFQGPVACMHIALGKGVCGTAAATRQTQIVPDVHKFSGHIACDAATNSEIVVPMVKNDQLIAVLDLDSNDFSTFDEVDAEFLEKIAKLVMK from the coding sequence ATGACAAAAACAGAAAATTATAACTTAATCTTGCAGCAAGCACAAAGCCTGCTGGAAAATGAACATGACTTAATTGCCAACATGAGTAACATTAGCGCCTTGCTGTTTAGTAGTCTGCCCCATGTTAGCTATGTTGGCTTTTACCGCTATCAAAATGGCGAACTCATCTTAGGGCCATTCCAAGGTCCAGTTGCTTGCATGCACATTGCTTTGGGCAAGGGCGTTTGTGGCACCGCAGCTGCAACTCGGCAAACACAAATTGTGCCTGATGTTCACAAATTTTCGGGGCATATTGCCTGCGACGCCGCGACTAATTCCGAAATCGTCGTCCCAATGGTTAAAAACGACCAATTAATTGCCGTCTTAGATTTAGATAGCAATGATTTCTCAACCTTTGACGAAGTTGACGCGGAGTTTTTAGAAAAGATTGCGAAGTTAGTAATGAAGTGA